In Styela clava chromosome 14, kaStyClav1.hap1.2, whole genome shotgun sequence, the following are encoded in one genomic region:
- the LOC120331349 gene encoding uncharacterized protein LOC120331349, producing MDAQSVSKSNLEELRARIKELYQDAERLMSDYKNRDLLKLKSADIDKRFTEYSNAHEIHVSTLRSEEDRRNVSEFFQCELREFQEFNVHLRDWFKKSDADGHKSSTHSPEARSVISGKSSRRSCASSSSSTKRTEAIAIRELAHASIWQQVEKDAAKKREDDAKMAAEKMKLDAQLEAERLEQEAQKPKQEAAQQEREARMKAEKLKRDAEIRARQIEEDAHSGTKRLELKHAYESACIAADVWENASQGDEGMSLYENMSRSHSPNQIQEVPVNEVGVPVLKPPDVRPKLPALDLLSQSRVRMENPVLNVRRPASTDNVRDAVNVNIPDQYESVNRPPYTEPHIPQQRNTHDQSSPNVESLLGNMASMLQDGIDRPRPELLHFSGIETEYVRFITNFNLNIDRRVHDTSTKLSYLVQYCEGDARELIMHCTMLPPDEGYKEACDLLRKTYGRPMLVARKYSEKLTKGPWLKPGDNEGLLRLSQTLEECLVTLTHLKYFGDLDNFDTILSIVLRLPLKLQNNWEESVAELDGQDREVRFKDLVRFMKKKAAAANTPYGKALRARREQEQQYRLRFQSSNRRKIHAHSTAVNSAVDSSVTSAKHIEKGRDVCPDCLKTSHKLVDCYKFLQKSHGDRLKIVRKARLCDNCFVYGHMSRNCRKPPACIVDGCRLKHNTLLHRREQETCTQTENAAGINGSKVEAYATSKSSAGCFLNIVPVKICANRREIKTYAFLDEGSTACLCDERLLDLLKLRGRKTQFSLTTVNAIPTSQDGYAVEFTVKSLDGRESVDLSHVLTVDRLPVKANEAQFDVQSYAHLKGLKIPTLPCKDVMLMIGVNVPKVFWTMDERRGKHNEPSAKKSILGWSLVGPALSHERNSDVHIHCVQVQEGDLLSQQIKCLWESDFKDASLSPIPSMSKEDKYALQLMEDSVEIVDGHYQLPLPWKPGCPDLPDNRSVAMKRLKYIERKLKSDPVLKKKYCDTMEKYISLGFAKRIPNEYKVGNKGAVWYLPHHPVVSEQKPGKVRVVFDAASRCMNTSLNDQLLRGPDTANSLLGTLLRFRQHEIAIVADIEAMFHQVKVHPKDWNVLRFMWWPGGDLSQDPSEYFMVRHIFGSVSSPFCANWSLKKTAQDHQDEFDEKVVKGVERNFYVDDYLNGSSTVNQGIHIVRETNKLLEKKGFHLAKWKSSNPEVLSEIPAKDRADSASSVNLEPEKIDRVLGIKWNIQEDCFGFDVNVKSKPATKRGILSVLSSIFDPMGIVAPVILKSRILMQQLCRNNYGWDDEISNSENLLWNRWLEDIPGLENIFMQRCFAPSGFGNIVTRQIHHFADGSAVAYGTVSYLRLINEDGKIHVAFLLGKA from the coding sequence ATGGATGCGCAATCTGTTTCGAAATCAAATTTAGAAGAGTTACGTGCTCGTATAAAGGAATTATATCAAGATGCTGAGAGACTTATGTCAGACTACAAAAATcgagatttgttgaaattgaaaagtGCTGACATTGACAAACGGTTCACCGAGTATTCAAATGCTCATGAAATTCATGTGAGTACTTTACGTTCTGAAGAAGATCGGAGAAATGTCAGCGAATTTTTCCAGTGTGAACTGCGCGAGTTTCAAGAATTTAATGTGCACTTACGTGATTGGTTCAAAAAGAGTGACGCTGATGGTCATAAATCATCGACACATAGCCCTGAAGCACGTTCTGTAATTTCTGGAAAAAGTTCCCGTCGTTCGTGTGCCAGTTCAAGTTCGAGTACTAAGCGTACAGAAGCCATTGCCATCAGAGAACTTGCTCATGCTAGTATTTGGCAGCAAGTAGAAAAGGATGCCGCAAAAAAGCGAGAAGATGATGCGAAAATGGCAGCGGAGAAAATGAAATTAGATGCCCAACTTGAAGCCGAAAGGCTAGAGCAAGAAGCACAAAAGCCTAAACAAGAGGCTGCACAGCAAGAGCGAGAAGCTCGAATGAAGGCTGAAAAGCTGAAACGCGATGCTGAAATAAGAGCTagacaaattgaagaagatGCTCACAGTGGAACAAAGCGTTTGGAATTGAAGCATGCATATGAATCAGCCTGTATAGCAGCCGATGTATGGGAAAATGCTTCGCAGGGAGACGAAGGTATGTcattatatgaaaatatgtcTCGTTCACATTCACCTAATCAAATCCAAGAAGTACCAGTGAATGAAGTAGGAGTGCCGGTATTAAAGCCTCCTGATGTGAGACCTAAATTGCCAGCATTAGATTTGTTATCACAATCTCGAGTCAGAATGGAAAATCCTGTACTAAATGTTAGAAGACCTGCTTCTACTGATAATGTGCGAGATGCTGTGAATGTGAATATTCCTGATCAGTATGAATCAGTGAACCGACCTCCGTACACAGAACCACACATCCCACAACAAAGAAACACGCATGATCAATCGTCACCGAATGTGGAAAGTTTATTGGGCAATATGGCATCTATGTTGCAAGACGGAATTGATAGACCTCGACCTGAATTATTGCATTTTAGTGGAATAGAGACTGAATATGTCCGGTTTATCACTAACTTCAACCTAAATATTGATAGAAGAGTACATGATACAAGTACAAAGTTGTCATATTTGGTACAATACTGCGAAGGTGATGCGAGGGAACTGATTATGCACTGTACAATGTTGCCACCCGATGAAGGTTATAAAGAGGCATGCGATTTGCTCAGAAAGACATACGGTCGACCAATGCTTGTGGCTAGAAAATATTCGGAAAAGTTGACTAAAGGACCATGGTTGAAACCTGGAGATAACGAAGGTTTGTTACGTCTTTCTCAAACGTTAGAAGAATGTTTAGTCACTTTGactcatttgaaatattttggggATTTGGATAATTTTGATACTATTTTGTCCATCGTATTACGACTTCCTCTCAAGTTGCAGAACAACTGGGAAGAATCAGTGGCAGAATTAGATGGACAAGATAGAGAAGTGAGATTTAAAGATCTTGTTCGATTTATGAAGAAAAAGGCTGCGGCTGCAAATACGCCTTATGGAAAAGCCTTGAGAGCTCGAAGAGAGCAAGAACAGCAATATCGTTTacgatttcaatcatcgaataGGCGAAAGATTCACGCTCATTCAACTGCTGTGAATTCAGCTGTTGACAGCAGTGTTACCAGTGCAAAACATATTGAAAAGGGAAGAGATGTCTGTCCTGACTGTTTAAAGACGTCACACAAACTTGTTGACTGTTACAAATTCCTGCAGAAGTCACACGGTGACCGCTTGAAGATTGTTAGAAAGGCAAGATTGTGCGATAATTGTTTTGTATATGGTCATATGTCGAGAAATTGTCGTAAACCACCTGCTTGTATTGTTGACGGGTGTAGGTTGAAACATAATACTTTATTGCACAGAAGAGAACAAGAGACATGTACCCAGACAGAAAATGCTGCTGGTATAAATGGGTCAAAAGTTGAAGCATATGCGACTTCAAAAAGCTCAGCAggatgttttttgaatattgtaccTGTCAAGATCTGTGCCAACAGAAGAGAAATAAAAACGTATGCATTTCTAGATGAAGGCTCTACTGCTTGCTTATGCGATGAGCGACTTCTTGATCTATTGAAGTTGAGAGGCAGGAAAACGCAGTTTTCGTTGACAACTGTGAATGCGATACCAACATCACAAGATGGTTATGCGGTTGAATTTACTGTAAAATCACTTGATGGTAGAGAAAGTGTTGATTTATCTCATGTGCTAACTGTTGATAGACTGCCTGTTAAAGCTAATGAAGCACAATTTGATGTACAAAGTTATGCACATTTGAAGGGATTGAAGATTCCTACTCTGCCGTGTAAAGATGTGATGTTGATGATTGGGGTGAATGTCCCTAAAGTGTTTTGGACAATGGATGAGAGACGAGGGAAACACAATGAACCTTCGGCGAAGAAATCCATTTTAGGATGGTCATTGGTTGGACCAGCTTTATCTCACGAGAGAAACAGTGATGTTCACATTCATTGCGTTCAAGTGCAAGAGGGAGACTTGCTGAGTCAGCAAATCAAATGTTTGTGGGAAAGTGATTTTAAAGACGCTTCACTGTCACCTATTCCATCGATGTCTAAGGAAGACAAATATGCATTGCAATTGATGGAAGATTCAGTTGAGATCGTGGACGGACATTATCAGTTACCATTGCCATGGAAGCCAGGATGTCCTGATTTGCCAGACAATCGAAGTGTTGCGATGAAACGCTTAAAGTACATTGAACGAAAATTGAAGAGTGATCCTGTTTTGAAAAAGAAGTACTGTGATACTATGGAAAAATATATTAGTCTTGGATTTGCAAAACGTATCCCGAATGAATATAAAGTTGGCAATAAAGGTGCAGTTTGGTACTTGCCTCATCACCCTGTGGTTTCTGAACAAAAGCCAGGCAAGGTACGCGTTGTCTTTGACGCTGCATCACGGTGTATGAATACTTCCTTGAATGACCAACTATTGAGAGGCCCGGATACGGCAAATTCTCTACTTGGAACACTTCTCCGCTTTAGACAACATGAAATAGCTATTGTGGCTGACATCGAAGCAATGTTCCATCAGGTGAAAGTGCACCCAAAGGATTGGAATGTATTGCGATTTATGTGGTGGCCTGGAGGTGATTTGTCACAGGATCCATCAGAATATTTTATGGTCAGGCACATATTTGGTAGCGTCTCATCTCCATTTTGCGCTAATTGGAGTTTGAAGAAGACGGCTCAAGATCACCAAGATGAATTTGACGAAAAAGTTGTCAAAGGAGTTGAGCGAAATTTTTATGTTGATGATTACCTGAATGGCTCATCTACTGTAAACCAGGGAATTCATATTGTTCGAGAAACGAATAAATTGCTGGAGAAAAAAGGATTTCATCTAGCAAAGTGGAAAAGTTCCAATCCTGAAGTTCTGTCTGAGATCCCTGCTAAAGACAGAGCAGACTCTGCGTCAAGTGTAAATTTAGAACCTGAAAAGATCGATCGAGTACTCGGAATAAAGTGGAATATCCAAGAAGATTGTTTTGGATTTGATGTTAATGTGAAATCAAAACCCGCAACAAAACGAGGGATTTTGTCTGTACTCAGTTCGATATTTGACCCGATGGGAATAGTGGCACCTGTAATACTTAAATCAAGGATATTGATGCAGCAGTTATGTCGAAATAATTATGGATGGGACGATGAAATATCGAATAGTGAAAATTTATTGTGGAACAGATGGCTCGAAGATATTCCTGGACTTGAGAATATATTCATGCAAAGATGTTTTGCGCCTTCTGGTTTTGGCAATATTGTGACTCGTCAAATACACCATTTTGCAGATGGCTCTGCAGTTGCCTATGGAACGGTATCGTATTTGCGATTAATCAATGAAGATGGGAAGATTCATGTTGCGTTTCTTTTAGGAAAAGCTTGA
- the LOC144432133 gene encoding uncharacterized protein LOC144432133: MFWTDSTSVLLSINNTSRRFPTFVANRLAKIEEGSNALQWRYVPTDLNPADDASRGLSVQSLMDERWLKGPSFLQEQEEHWPKPPVQLPELPDEFVRCKPRVVANYVSDSALKPIDKFISYFSTWYKLKKASAWMIRFKDYLHKKKKNYKCNEKLEVEELRVAGDDILKYIQRQEFGEVIDALLNDNHRSTSGKQVLKRLKIANFLHKLNPIVKDGFIRVGGRLRNAPVDFDVKHPIILPHKHHVTEMIIGEHHVSTHHSGMGSTWTSLRQRFWIVKGGAMVKSVIRKCIFCRRRSSPVSKQIMADLPKERVTPGERPFTYVGVDYFGHFLVKQGRSTVKRWGCIFTCMTTRAVHLEVAYSMDADSFINALRRFIARRSRPFKFICDNGSNFVAANKILRKEIEVWNSSKVGQFLRQENIKFQFNPPTASNFGGCYERLIRSVRKILVALLHDQLVSDEVLATMFCEVESQLNSRPITPISFDPKDDEPLTPNHLLLLNPTSNLPPGIFDKKDCYTRRRWRQIQYLADQFWIRWTKEYLPTLQTRQKWTSKERNMEVGDIVLLVDNTIPRGKWQTGRVMETTPDKLGAVRQVTVKTSRGLLRRPIAKLCLIHKVNE, from the coding sequence ATGTTTTGGACAGACTCAACTTCCGTGCTTTTGAGTATTAATAATACATCACGAAGATTTCCAACATTTGTGGCAAATCGACTTGCAAAGATTGAAGAGGGATCGAATGCTTTGCAGTGGAGATATGTACCTACAGATTTGAATCCGGCAGACGATGCATCCAGAGGGTTGTCGGTACAATCGTTGATGGATGAACGATGGCTGAAGGGACCATCATTTCTCCAAGAGCAAGAGGAACATTGGCCTAAACCGCCAGTACAGTTACCTGAGCTTCCTGATGAATTTGTAAGATGCAAGCCACGAGTTGTTGCGAATTATGTTTCTGATTCCGCTTTGAAGCCAATtgataaattcatttcatatttctcaacatggtataaattgaaaaaggcAAGTGCATGGATGATTCGATTCAAAGACTATCTTCAtaagaagaagaagaattatAAGTGCAATGAGAAACTTGAAGTTGAAGAATTGCGAGTTGCTGGAGACGACATTTTGAAATACATACAGAGACAAGAATTTGGCGAAGTTATTGATGCCTTGCTGAACGACAATCATAGAAGTACATCTGGGAAACAAGTACTGAAGAGATTGAAGATTGCAAATTTTCTGCATAAACTCAATCCGATTGTGAAAGATGGCTTCATCAGAGTTGGTGGGAGATTGAGAAATGCACCGGTTGATTTTGATGTTAAACATCCGATTATACTTCCACATAAGCATCATGTAACTGAGATGATTATAGGAGAACATCATGTATCTACACATCATTCTGGTATGGGGAGTACATGGACTTCTCTGAGACAACGATTTTGGATCGTTAAAGGAGGCGCTATGGTGAAATCTGTTATCAGAAAATGCATATTTTGTCGAAGAAGAAGTTCACCTGTGAGTAAACAGATTATGGCAGATCTTCCGAAAGAAAGAGTCACACCAGGTGAAAGACCATTTACCTATGTTGGAGTGGATTACTTCGGACATTTTCTTGTAAAGCAAGGACGAAGTACTGTCAAGAGGTGGGGCTGTATATTTACATGCATGACAACTCGTGCCGTACACTTGGAAGTTGCATACTCGATGGATGCAGATTCATTCATAAATGCGTTAAGAAGATTTATTGCACGTAGAAGTAGACCATTCAAGTTCATCTGTGACAACGGTAGTAACTTCGTTGCAGCAAATAAAATCCTACGTAAAGAGATAGAAGTTTGGAATTCAAGCAAAGTTGGACAATTTTTGCGTCAGgagaatattaaatttcaattcaatccACCTACTGCTTCTAATTTTGGAGGATGTTACGAAAGATTAATTCGATCAGTTCGAAAGATTTTGGTTGCTCTCTTACACGATCAGTTGGTGTCAGATGAAGTTTTGGCTACTATGTTTTGTGAAGTGGAATCACAGTTGAATTCCAGACCCATCACTCCAATAAGTTTCGATCCGAAAGATGATGAGCCACTCACTCCAAATCACTTGCTGTTACTGAATCCTACAAGTAATTTACCTCCTGGCATATTCGACAAAAAGGACTGTTACACTCGACGAAGATGGCGACAAATTCAGTATTTAGCTGATCAGTTTTGGATCAGATGGACCAAAGAATACTTACCCACACTTCAAACACGACAGAAATGGACTTCTAAAGAACGTAATATGGAAGTTGGTGATATTGTGCTACTTGTAGACAATACTATACCCAGAGGGAAGTGGCAGACTGGACGTGTTATGGAAACTACACCTGATAAACTTGGAGCAGTGCGTCAAGTTACTGTGAAGACATCCAGGGGTTTACTGAGAAGGCCAATTGCAAAGTTGTGCTTGATTCATAAAGTTAAtgagtaa
- the LOC120331330 gene encoding uncharacterized protein LOC120331330, producing the protein MWMACQIEVMDECICFLEESSTKENIEESLLKHNVSISEFDSSQTPVSNLLTSPTNSSISSIEVGTILKTSSLISELSEDIEQSCTNESTNLQLQEKSDAICVIDERTSQSRSIFSRATRVFPMEVPAQNEKTLISTRKDSHSHIDESELKTIKPEELSFPNTNFSQKSNTTLLEPIPRSEPHHIELPADLGLVGNPIAPFERPSRLPPIDFGTIHK; encoded by the exons ATGTGGATGGCATGCCAGATTGAAGTTATGGACGAATGTATTTGTTTTCTGGAGGAATCTTCTACCAAGGAAAATATTGAAGAATCTTTGCTAAA GCATAACGTGTCCATTTCCGAATTCGACAGTTCACAGACTCCAGTTTCAAATTTACTAACTTCACCAACGAATTCATCCATCTCATCGATAGAGGTTGGCACTATCTTGAAGACTTCTAGTTTAATATCTGAGCTGTCCGAGGATATTGAGCAATCATGTACAAACGAATCAACAAATCTACAATTACAGGAGAAAAGTGATGCAATATGCGTGATAGATGAGCGAACATCACAGTCTCGGAGTATCTTTTCAAGAGCGACCAGAGTATTCCCGATGGAAGTTCCCGCGCAAAATGAGAAGACTCTTATCAGCACTCGCAAAGATTCACATTCACACATCGATGAATCCGAATTAAAAACGATCAAACCCGAAGAACTGTCATTTCCCAATACAAATTTTTCACAGAAATCAAATACAACTCTTCTTGAACCAATTCCAAGAAGCGAACCACATCACATTGAATTGCCTGCAGATCTGGGGCTGGTTGGAAACCCGATAGCTCCATTTGAGAGACCTAGTCGCCTACCACCGATAGATTTTGGAACAATTCACAAATAA